The genomic region GTTTAATCTCAGACCAGAATAATGACAATGAAATTTATCAAGAAATTCTTGATAATAATGATTTTGAAAGAATGGAATCTATTTTAGAAAACCTTATTAATACAAAAGATTATTCCTCTATACATAGCTTATTCTCACTGATAACAGAAAAATTAATATCACTAAAAGCCAATCTAAATATTTCTACTTTTGCTACTCTGGATAATATCCTTAATAACGCTGTGTATCAGCTATATGAGTTTACCCCTGAGCAAATTGATTACATAAAAAATAATGTATAACTACTGGATTGATTAATTATGCAAAGGTTTCAAGGCTACTTTCGTAGGACATTAAATATGGATAAAGGACAAGAACTGATGAAAGTATGGTTATTGTGAGGTACTTCGCACTGTAATTAGTTAATAATCCTTCCAATAGTACCTCTACCATTATGATATGACACAGTCACTTTTTTATGTCATCAATTCTCTCAATAATACGCAATGTCATCGCGAGGTTTCTTTTAGAAACCGTGGCGATCTTTCCAATTCTAAATAATAGCTTTTAATTGTTAAATAGACAGATTGCGAAGATTCCGAAGGAATCTTCGCAATGACAACTGTACGTTTTTTATTTCCTGGATAGACTCTCAGCCATCTCGGAATGACGATTTCACCTTATAAGTCGATATTTGTCTATTACCAACTAATGTAATGTGAACTTATATTGACACGTTAGCAGCAAATTGAAGGCGAAAATAGCTATAATTTGATTGCAAAATACCTATTTACTTGCAAAAAAAAACCACCGGTCAAGGTGGATAAGTCTACAACAGAGGAAGGAGTGGAGGATAAAAATGAGGCTATATACAAAGGATATATGCCCTGAAATTTCTATTCTAAACCCAAAATTTCGGATTTTCGAAAAATGTTAACAAATTTTTACCATACGCTTTACCCTTAACTAGCCAATGTATGGCTTTAATTTGCGATTAAATGGTTTAAACTTTTCAATATTAAGCAAGTTTAAATGAGCAAATTATGATAAACAGTGTATTCTTAACTGACTTATACCAGCTAACAATGATGGCTGGATATTTCCAAAACAAAATGGACGAAATAGCTACTTTTGAGGTATTTACGAGAAAATACCCACCTAATCGCTGCTATTTTATAGCAGCAGGATTAGAACAAATCCTGGATTATGTTCAGAATATAAAGTTTACTGATGATGAAATTGAATACCTAAGAAAAAATAAAATTTTTAGCCATATTAAAGATGATTTTTTTGAGTATTTAAAGAATTTCAAGTTCACAGGTGATATTTGGGCGATGCCAGAAGGTACTGTATTTTTCCCAAACGAGCCTGTTATTAGAGTTACTGCACCGATAATTCAGGCACAGCTTCTTGAAACCTATATATTATCAGTATTTAACTTTCAAAGTATGATAGCAACTAAAGCATCAATAGTGACTTATGAGGCTCAAGATCGCAAAGTGATTGAGTTTGGATCAAGAAGAGCTCACGGACCTGAAGCCGCAGCTTTAGCAGGCAGAGCTGCCTATATTGGAGGATGCATTGGTACATCAAATGCATATGCCGGTTATAAATTTGGAATTCCTGCTTATGGTACGATAGCTCATTCATGGGTTCTGGCTTTTGATAAAGAGCGAGAATCTTTTGAAAAATACTTTCAAGCTTTCCCCGAATCAACAATCCTGCTGGTTGATACATATGATACAGTAGAAGGAGTTAAAAAAGCTGTTAAAATATCTCCGAAAATACGAGGAGTACGCTTAGACAGCGGAGATTTATATGAATTAAGCGTAGAATCAAGAAAAATTCTTGATGATGCAGGTTTAAAAGATGCAATAATTATTGCAAGCGGGGATTTAGATGAGTATAAAGTAAAGAAATTAATAGATAAAGACGCTCCAATAGATGTATTTGGAGTAGGAACAACTCTTGCAACATCATCAGATGCACCTTTCTTTAATGGGATTTACAAGCTGGTTGAAATTGAGAAAGATAATAAATTAATACAAAAAGCTAAATTTAGCGAGAATAAAGCTACTTATCCAGGTAAAAAACTGGTTTGGCGTTTTCTTGATGAGAATAATAAGCTGATTAACGATATTGTTGCAGATATAGAAGAAGATTATTCTGATAATGCTACACAATTACTGGTTCATACAGTCAAAGATGGAAAACAATTAACCCCAAACCCATCAATGACAAAAATTCAGGAATATTGTTTAAGTAATTTAACCCAGCTTGATAAAAAATCTCTTGGAGTTAACTGTAATCCGGTTACAAAGGTAGAAATAAGCCAGAAATTAAAGGATAAATTTAATCAAGTATTAAAGGAGCATCAAAGTGAGTAAATCTGATACTATTTTTGTAGATATAGATACGCAGAATGATTTTCTTGATAATAAAGGCAGCCTATATATTCTACAGTCTGAAAATATAAGGATCAACTTAGCTAAACTAATAAATTTTGCGGTAAAAAATGATATTACCCTAATTTCAACTATGGATTCTCATAGTGAAAACGACCCTGAATTTAGAGAATTTAGTCCACATTGTATCCCTGGAACCTGGGGGTGGCAAAAAATTCCAGAAACCACTTATGATAATTATCAAATTATTGAACCTCAAGAAATTAACCATTTAGAATTGAAAACTAATAAATTTATTATAAAAAAGCCTCAAATTAGCGCTTTTAGCAATCCCAACACTATGAAACTGATAAAAGCTTTAAATAAGAGAAATTTCGTAGTCTTTGGGGTAGCAACTGACTACTGTGTAAAACAATTTACATTAGGATTACTCAAAGAAAATTTTTTAGTACAATTAGTTGAAGACGCCATAGCAGGAATTAATGATTTAAGTACAGAATATGCTATCGTACAAATGGTAAATCATGGCGCAAAACTGGTAAAAACTGAAGAGATAATTAGTAAATTGGAAGAAAAATGAGAATAGCTTTAGCCCAAATAAATACAAAAGTTGGAGACCTGACAGATAACGTAAATAAAATAATCAGCTATATTGATAAAGCTAAAAATTCCGGTGCTGAACTTGTAATATTTTCAGAATTAACTATTACAGGCTATCCTCCT from Candidatus Melainabacteria bacterium RIFOXYA2_FULL_32_9 harbors:
- a CDS encoding nicotinate phosphoribosyltransferase, coding for MINSVFLTDLYQLTMMAGYFQNKMDEIATFEVFTRKYPPNRCYFIAAGLEQILDYVQNIKFTDDEIEYLRKNKIFSHIKDDFFEYLKNFKFTGDIWAMPEGTVFFPNEPVIRVTAPIIQAQLLETYILSVFNFQSMIATKASIVTYEAQDRKVIEFGSRRAHGPEAAALAGRAAYIGGCIGTSNAYAGYKFGIPAYGTIAHSWVLAFDKERESFEKYFQAFPESTILLVDTYDTVEGVKKAVKISPKIRGVRLDSGDLYELSVESRKILDDAGLKDAIIIASGDLDEYKVKKLIDKDAPIDVFGVGTTLATSSDAPFFNGIYKLVEIEKDNKLIQKAKFSENKATYPGKKLVWRFLDENNKLINDIVADIEEDYSDNATQLLVHTVKDGKQLTPNPSMTKIQEYCLSNLTQLDKKSLGVNCNPVTKVEISQKLKDKFNQVLKEHQSE